GTGCGGGTTGAGCTTGGCCCGCACCCGGTTCGCCGCCCGGGTCAGCTCGCCGATCGGCGCGTCGCGGCGCAGCAGCTCGGACAGGTGGGCCACGTCCGCCTCGGGCAGCATGTCGGCCTGCGGGAACACCAGGCGGTAGATCGGGTCGTCCGGCGCGGCGGACCAGTCGATCAGGTCCTCGACCACGTAGCTGTTGGTGCGGAACGGCAGCACCGCGGCCACCGCGCGGGCCGCCAGCCGCTCAGGCCCGGACAGCCCGGCCCTGGCGAGCAGGCCGTCGAGCTGCTTGACCGTGTAGACCTGGAACCTGCGGCGACCGACGTCCTCTGTGGACGCCCGGTCGTTGACCAAAGTCACTGGCACTCCTTGGGATCGGTGCACCCGACCGCGGGCGGGAACCGCGCCGGCGTCGTCGACGGCAGGACGAATCCGCGGTCACCACCTCGGTGGTGACCGCGGCACCCGTGGTGCGGACGTCACTGCCCGGAACGGGTCAGCGGCACAACTTCGCGAAACTCTCCTCGATGCGGGCGAGGACCCCCGAGACGTGCCGGACGGCCAGCGGGTCGCCGGCGTCCAGCGCCTCCTGCTGCTGGTCGGGGGTGTCGCCGTAGAGCTGGCTGGTGGCGATGCGGAACCGCAGCGCCGCCGGGTCGTCGCCGAGCAGGTCGCCGGACAGCACCGCGATGCCGAACTCGTCCATCAGGTGCTGCTGGAGCGACTTGGCGTCGGTGATGCCGCGCAGCGCCAACGACTCGCGCACCGGCTCGAAGTCCGGGTAGAGGTAGAAACCCGCCGTGGGACGGCGGCAGCTCGCGCCCGCGGCGATCAGGCTCTCGTACACGGCGTAGGCGACGCGGCCGTGCAGCCGGGCGCTGCGCTGCAACCGCGCCACCAGCTCCGGCGGCTCGGCGAACGCGTACGCGGCGACGTCCTGCATGGGCGCGGCCAGCGACGACCAGACCTCGCTGGCGATCGACGTGACCTTCGCGCGGATCAGGTCGCCCTCGGGGCTCGGGGGGAACCGCACCGCGCCGACGCGCCACCCGCCGAGCGCGAGGTTCTTGCTCAGCCCGGTGGTGATGGTGGTCCGCTCGGGCGCCACCGCCGCGGGGCTGAGCACCACCGAGGCCGGGTCGTGGACCAGGTCGCGGTAGATCTCGTCGGAGAGGATGTGGAGGTCTTCCTCCCTGGCCACCTCGGCGAGCGCGGCGACCAGCTCGGGCGGGGCGAGGGTGCCGGTGGGGTTGTCCGGCAGGGTCAGGATGAGGATGCGCGGGTCGTGGCCCGCGCGCCGGGCGGTGTGCACGGCCTCGCGCAGCACGTCCGGGTCGGGGACGCCGCCGTAGTCGGGGTGGATCGGCACCTCGATCACGGTCTTGCCCGCCAGCCTGGCCTGCGGCGCGTAGGTGTTCCACGCCGGGCACGGCAGCAGCACGTCGCCGGGCACCGCGAGCTGGACCGCCCACAGCAGCGGCTTGCTGCCCGGCGCCAGCACCACCTGCTCGGCGTCGGTGGGCAGGTCGCGCCGGTCGAAGTACCCGGCGACCGCGTCCCGGCTCGCCTGGTCGCCCGCGACCGGGCCGTAGGAGATGCGGCGGGCGCCGCGGGCCAGGTGCTCGGCCAGCGGCGGGAACACCGGCAGGCGGGACTCGCCGAAGCCGAGGTGGACGATCGACTCGCCCTGGGCGCGGCGGCGGTTGACGAGCTGGTCCAGCGCCAGGTTGGGCGCGATGGCGGGGCCGGTCACGCGGTGCTCCCCTCGGTGGCGGCGAACCTCGCCGCGAGGCCCTTGCGGTCGACCTTGCCATTGGTGGTGACCGGCAGCTGCTCCAGCACGTGGATCTCCTGGGGGATCATGTACTCCGGCAGCTCCTCCGCGCAGTGCGCGCGCAGCTGCACCTTGTCGAACGCGCGGGACTCCGAGTCCATGGTGATGAAGGCGCTGAGCACCGGCTCGTCGCCGGGGCCGTCGAGCAGCAGCACGGCCGCCGCCGCCACGCCGGGGTGGTCGAGCAGCTTGCGCTCGACCTCGCCCAGCTCGACCCGGTTGCCCTGGATCTTGACCTGCGAGTCGATCCGGCCGCCGAAGTACAGCTCGCCGTGCGCGCCGCGGCGGGCGAGGTCGCCGGTGCGGAACGCGAGCTGGCCCGAGCGCGGGTTGAGCGGGTCCGGGACCAAGGCGCGGGACGTGGCCTCCGGGTCGCCCCAGTAGCCGAGGAACAGCGCGGAGCTGCGCAGGTAGATCTCCCCCACGCCGCCCGGCTCGCGGACCGGCCTGCCGTCCTCGTCGATCAGGATCATCTCCGCGCCGGGGTGGGCGAAGCCGATGGACGTCATGCCCGCGTCCTCGGGCAACGGCCGCGGCACGTCGGTGAACGAGGCCGCCATCGACTCCGTCGAGCCGTAGCAGTTGACGATCCGCGCGCCCGGCAGCAGCGACTGGAGCTGGCGCAGCTCGGGCAGCGGGAACTCCTCGCCGGAGTACAGCACGCCCTTGATGTCCAGCTCCGCCAGCAGTTCCGGCTCGTGGCGCAGCACCGGGCGCCAGATCGACGGCGCGCCGTCCACCTGGGTGACGCCCGCGTCGCGGAGGAAGCGGAGGAACCGGCGCGGCCAGTACAGCCGGTCGCGCGGCACCGGCACGACCGTCGCGCCGCTGCCCAGGGCCAGGCCGATGTCCAGCAGCGAGAAGTCGAACTGCAGCGGCGAGGTGGTGGCCACGCGCGCGTCGGAGTCGACGATGCCGTGGTAGAGCATGCCGCGGTAGAACGACGTGACGCCGCGGTGGCTCATCACCACGCCCTTCGGCCTGCCCGTGGTGCCGGACGTGAAGATGATGTAGGCCGGGTCGGTGCTCACCGCCTCGCGGCGGGACCTCGGCCGCGGCGTCGGCTTGCGGTGCAGTTCGAGCAGGTCCGGGCCGAACACGCCGGCGCCGACGTGCTCCGGCACGTCCTCGCGGCCACCGCCGACGGCCTGCAGGTGCAGCGCGGGCTCGGCGGCCTCGATGATCGCTTCCAGGCGCTTGGCCGGCGCCTGCGGGCTGACCGGCACGAACGTCAGGCCGAGCGACGAGCAGGCGATCACCAGCGCGATGGCCGACGCCGAGGTGTCGGACTCGACCACCACCCGGTCGCCCATCTCCAGGCCCAGCTCGCCGAGTTCGACGGCGTAGGCGAACACCTGCCGCTCCAGCTGGCGGTACGTGACCGTGCGCAGTTCGTCGGCCCCCGCCGCTTCCACCACCGCCGGCCGGTCCGGCGAAGTGGCCGCCGCCGCCAGCAGGAACTCGTGGAAGAATTCTTTCGGGTATTGCGGGAAGGCGGAGCCCTGCGGAGTCGAGGTCATTCGATTCTTCCTTCGCGCCGACGCGACCGTGGGAATTTGTTTCCCCGATTTTTCTACCACGGGCCCGGATAGCCGGACCACGGTGCCGCGGCGAATGAGGGGTGCTAGGGGGGCGTTTTCGCAACCCCGACCACCCCTATTTCGACCGAGGGGTGGGACAGGGGTCCCCTACACGCGAGCAGGCCACCGGCTGTGGGAGCCGGTGGCCTGCTCGGTGACCCTGGAAGGTCAGTCGAAGTACCCGTAGACCTGCTGGAACTTGCCCTCGGCGACGATCACGGCGTCGTAGCCGGTGGCGACCGGGTCGCCGCCGGGCACGCCGAGCCGCCACGTGAACAGCAGCGTTTCGTGGTGCACGCTGACCACCTTGACCAGGTCGAACATCAGGTCGCCGAACGCCGCGCGCTCAGCGGTCAGGTGGGTGACCAGGTTCTCGACGCCCGTCACGTCGGCCTGCGGGTCGGTGTAGCGACCGGTCTCGGTGAACACCTCGCCCAGCAGCGACCGCCGGGTGTCGAGGTCGGTGGTGTTCCACGCCTCGATGTACTTCTTCACCAGTCCGTCGACGTCAACGCTCATCTCGGGTGCTTCGCCCTTTCGTGCTGATTGGAGTGCGCGATCGAGCCTACCGGAAATCGGTCAGCCGAAGCGCCGCTCACCGAACACGACCGGGAGTTCCGTGTAACTGCGGATCGCCAGTGCGCCATTCGAGGGAGGCGCGTCGGTGGTCGGGGTCAGCTCGTACTTCACCAACTCGGAGAGCGCCACCTGGGTGAGCAGGCGGGCGACCGGCGCGGCGACGCAGAAGTGGATGCCGTGGCCGAAGCCGACGTTGCGCTTGACCGGCCGGGACAGGTCGAGCTCGTTCGGGTCGGCGAACGCCCGCGGGTCGCGGTTGGCCGCGCCGAGGAGCATGTAGACCTCCTGGCCCTCGGCCAGCTGGTGGCCCGCGATCTCGACCGGCCGCAGCGCGGTCCGGTTGACGATCTGCACGGCGGTGTCGAACCGGATCAGCTCCTCGACCGCGTCGGCGACCTTGTCCGGGTTGGCCCGGAACCACGCGAGCTGGTCCGGCCTGCTCAGCAGCGCGTGCGTGGCCAGGCCCATCATCGCCTGCGGCGCGCTGAACCCGGGCAGCATGATGTTCATCGCGGTGGTGATCACCTCGATGCCGGTCAGCCGGTCGCCCTGCTCCTCCGCCTGGACCATCTCGGTCATCAGGTCCTCGGCCGGCTGCTCCCGGCGCAGGTGCATCAGGTCCTTGCTGAGCTTGCCCATCCAGTCGCGCAGCCGGTTGCGGGCGTCGACCGACTCCTGCGGCAGGGTGTACTCGGGGTCGAGGCCGCGACCGCCGTCGGTGGCCATCTCGATCGACTCGGCCAGGTACTCCTCGGGCACGCCCATCAGGGTGTTCATCCCGAACGCGCCGAGCGGCCGGAAGATCGTCGGCGCGAGGTCGACCACGCCGCCCTTGCGCTGCGCCTCGGCGATCAGGCCGGCCACGTACTCGGTCGCCTTCGGCCGGACGCGCTCGACCAGCCGGGGCGTGAGCGACTTGGACACCAGGCTGCGGATCCGGGTGTGGTCCGGCGGGTCCATGAACATGAACGCCCGCTGCGGGCCCTCGTCGGTGGGCATCATGCCCTCGGTGGCCCCGGAACCGTTGCCGCGGCCCAGGTGGGGGTGGCGCAGCGCCTCCGACACCTCGTCGAAGCCGAGCAGCGCCAATCCGATCTTGGTCTTCACCACCGGCCCGTGCGTCTCGCGGATCCGGTCGAACACCGCGTAGGGGTCGTCGTGGAAGCTCGGGTCCCACGGGTCGTACGGCAGGACGTCGGGCAGGTCTTCGTCGCTGGAGAGGACGGACGCCTCGGTCATGGACTTCCTCTTCTACTTCCTGGTGGACGGCTCGGACGCGTTCGCGGGAACCAGTTCGACCGGCATCCGGAGGATCACGGTGTGCTTGTTGTTGGGCGCGTGGACGACCGGGCCGGTCAGCCTGATCTCCTCGACCCGGTCCAGCAGCGCTTCCAGTGCGATCCCGATCTGCCGACGCGCGACCTCGGCGCCGAGGCAGGCGTGCCGCCCCGCGCCGAAGGACAGGTGGGGGTTGGGGTTCCTGGTGATGTCCACGGTGGCGGGGTCGGCGAACGCGGCCTCGTCCCGGTTGGCCGACGGCCACCAGAAGGTCACCTTCTCCCCTGCCCGGATCACCTGGTCGTGCAGCTCGACGTCACGGGTGGCGGTGCGCCGGTTGTAGGGGTTCGGCGGGTTCCAGCGCAGCACCTCCTCGATCGCGGTGGGCAGCAGCGAGCGGTCCTCGCGCAGCAGGCGCCACTGCTCGGGGTGCTCGGCGAAGGTGAGCACGGCGCCCGCGAACGTGTTGCGCGGCTGCTCCAGCCCGGTGATGAACATCAGGGCGAGGTTCGCCTCGCGCTCCCGGTCCGTCATCGGCCCGCCCTCGGCCAGCTCGCCGCGGGCCAGGGCCGAGCCCAGGTCGACGGCCCGGTCGTCGCGGCGCGCGGGGACGAAGTCGGTGAAGTACCGCTGCATCTCCTGGAAGGTGGCGCGGGAGAAGTCGTCCACCACACCGGTGCGCCGGTTGACGAAGCCGAGCACGTCGGCGCCCCACCGCTCCAGCAGCGGCCAGTCGGCCTCGGGCACGCCCAGCACGGTCGCGATCGCGCGGACCGCGTACAGCTCGCTGACGTCGGTCATGAAGTCGACCCGGCCCGCGCGCACGGCGCCGCCGACCAGCGCGTCGGCGAGGTCCGCGAACCGCTCGGCGTAGCGGGCGGCGGCGGGCCCGGCCATCGCCGGCGCGAGCACGTCCTTCATCCGCGCGTGCCGCGGGTCGTCCATCATGCCGATCAGCACGCCGGCGAGCACCCCGGCGGGCAGGTCTTCGAGGTGCGAGCCGCCACCGGCCCGACCCGGCCCGCCCTGGGTGGAGAACACCGGGTCCGACGCCGCCGCCACGATGTCGGCGTGCCGGGTGAGCACCCAGAACGGGTCGCCGTCCGCGGAGGTGCCCGGCGGGTGCCGGAGCACCGGCGCCTCCCGGCGGAGCCGGGCGAACACCTCGTGCGGCACGCCGTCGGCGAACCTGGTGTGGTCGGTGAGGTCGAACCCGTCGAGCACTTCGGGCAACGCTGCCGTGCCGACGTCTACCGCGGACATCGTCTCGCCTCCGGTCGGGGTCTGGTCAGATCCGGTCTAAGAGTTCGGCCGCCGTGCCCGCGAGCACGTCCGCGCCGACCGCCGCGAAGTCGGGTTCGTCCCGCTCCGCCAGCTGCCGCCACCACCCCGCCAGCCGCTCGCGGGCCGCGTCGCCGTGCACCTCGGCCAGCCGCTGCGCGGCGGCGTCCCGCTCACCGTCCACCCTGGACAGGACGGCGACGAGGCCGAACAGCTCGCCGGCGATCGCGCCGAGCGCGGTGACGGTGTGCTGGCGGGCGAACAGGTCGGCGCGGTCCGGGTGGTCCGCGACCAGGCGTTCGGTGGTCTCGTGGAGTTGGGCCAGTTGCGCCGCGGCCTCGGCCAGGTGCGCCCGGTTGAGGGCGGACAGGTCGGCGTCGAGCGCGGTCGCGGCGGGCTTCGGCGCGGGTTCGCCCCGGTCGTAGCGGCGGCCGAGGGCCAGCCTGGCGACCTGCTCGTCCAGCCGGAAGTCGATGTTGCCCGCCACCCGCAGGCCGCGGGCGTCCCGGAGCGCGCGCTCCACCGGCGACGGCGTCGCGCCGCGCCTGGCCTTGCTGGCCGCGGTCTCGAAGCCCTCGCCGCCGAGCAGCGACACCGTGCGGTCCACCGCCCGCCAACCGGCCCGCACGCACAGGTTCTTGGCGACGAACCGCTCCCACCAGCGGTCGGTGAGGCCGTCGGAGGCCAGGCTCCACCGGATCGCCGAGTCGATCGCGAACGCGTCGGCCGCGGTGGCGGCGAGCATCCGCCGGACGTGGTCGTGCGCGACCAGCTCGCGGCCGTCCACCCGTCGCCGGGCGACGAACTCGCGCGACCACTCCAGGCAGGAGCGGGCGATGGCGAGCGCGGGCGCCCCGGTGAACAGCAGCCTGCCGACCAGCGCGACCATGGCGACCGAGCCGGGCATCCCGACGCCCTCGCCCTCGACCCAGACGTGCTCGGCGGGCACGTGGACGTCGTCGAACTCCAGCCACCCGTTCGGCAGGCCCCTGCTGCCCATGAACTCCAACCGCGACCGGACCCGGAACCCCGGCGAGGCGGTGTCGAAGTAGCAGATGCCCACCCGGCGCTCGTCGCCGTCGACCACCAGCACCGACGCGCCGAGCAGGTCGGCGACCGGACCGTTGCCGATGAACAGCTTCTGCCCGCGCAGCAGGTAGCCGCGGCCGTCCGGCGTCGGGGTGGCGGTGAGGCCGGGCCGGCTGTTGTTCTGCCCGGCGGGCTCGGTGTCGGCGAACCCGGACAGCGCGCCGTCCGCCAGCCTGGCGCGCACGAAGTCCGCCAGCGGGCCCTCGGGCAGCGCCCGCAGCAGGGCCGCCGCGCCGACGCCGTTCTGCACGCCCAGCACCTGGCCGACCGGGACCGACCAGCGCGCCGCCCGCTCGATCACCCGGAACGCGCCCTGGTAGGACAGGCCGAGCCCGCCGAGCTCCTTGTCGTTGGCCAGCAGCAGCCAGCCCCGCTCGCGGAACCCGTCGACCAGGCCGTCCGGCAGCGCGCCGGTCCGGTCGACCTCGCCCGGGTCGACGACGGCGGCGACGTGCGCGCCGACCTCCTCCACCAGCGCGTCGGCCGAGCGGTCCGGTTCCGGGAACGCGCGCAGCGCGGCCCAGTCCAGCACACCGGTGTCGACGCTGTCGAAGAACGTCGGCAGCACGCCGTCAGCCATGACTCCCTTTCCGGACAAAGCGGTTCAGCTCGCGTACTCGTAGAAGCCGCGCCCGCTCTTGCGACCGAGGAAACCGCCCTCGATCATCCGCAGGAGCAGGGCGGGTGGCGCGTGCAGCGGCTCTTTCGTCTCCTCGTACATGGCGTGGCCGACAGCGGCGATCGTGTCCAGGCCGATCAGGTCGACCAGCGCGAGTGGACCCATCGGGTGGCCGCAGCCCTGCGTCATGCCCCGGTCGACGTCCTCCGCACCGGCCACACCGACCTCGACCATCCGCACGGCGGCCAGCAGGAACGGCACGAACAGCGAGTTCACCACGAACCCGGCCTGGTCCTTGGCGTGCACCACCTGCTTGCCGAGCCCGTCCACCAGGAACGCGGTGGTCCGGGCGGTGGTGGCGGCCGACGTGCGCAGCGAGGCGACCACCTCGACCAGCGGCATCACCTGGACCGGGTTGAACAGGTGCACCCCGATCACCCGGGACGGGTCGGCGGTGGCGCGGCCGAGCTTCATGATCGGGAGGGACGACGTGTTCGACGCGAGCACCGCATCGGGGTCCTCCACCACCGCGTCCAGCGTGGCGAACACCTCGACCTTCTCCGGCAGGCTCTCGGCGATCGCCTCCAGCACGAACTCGCGGTCGCGCAGGTCCTTGAGGTCGGTGGTGAACGCGACCCGGCCGAGCACGTCGACCCGCTCGGCCTCGGAGATCTTCTCCTTGCGCACCAACCGGTCCAGCGACCGGCCGAGCCGCTCCCGGCCGCGGTCGGCCGACTCCTGGCTCGACGCGGCCACCAGGACGTCCAGGCCGCGGCGCGCGCAGATCTCGGCGAAGCCCGCGCCCATCTGCCCGCAGCCGACCACGCCGACCCGCCGCACGCCGGTCGCCCCCGGGGCGGCCCCGGTCACGACGACCACCGGATCAGGCCGGTGCCGACCGACATGCCGCCGCCGAACGCGGCCAGCAGCACCAGGTCGCCGTCGGCGATCCGGCCCGACTTGACCGCGTCGTCCAGCGCCACCGGCACCGAGGCGCTGCCGACGTTGCCGTACTTCTCGACCACGCGGTGGGTGTGCGCGCTGCCGAGGCCGCAGCGCTCGACCAGGTCGTGCAGCAGCACGCCGTTGGCCTGGTGCGGCACGAAGCAGTCCACGTCGTCGGCCGTCACGCCGGTGCGGGCGAGCTGCTTCTCCAGCGCGGGAGGCACGTTGTCCATCACGAAGTCCCGCACGCCGCGCCCCTGCATGGTGAAGAAGTGCCCGCCGTCGGTGACGGTCCGCACCGTGGTCGGGTGCCGGCTGCCGCCCGCCTCGACCTTGATCAGGTCCTGGGCCTCGCCGAAGCTGCTCAGCTCGACGTCCAGGAAGCCGCGCCCGTCCGCCACCTCGCCGACCACCGCGGCGCCCGCGCCGTCGCCGAGCAGCACCGACGTGCGCCGGTCGCCGAAGTCGAGGATGCGCGAGTACACGTCGGCGCCGATCACCAGCGCGTGCGAGCCGGGCTTGGCGGTGACCAGCGCGCGGGCCAGTTCGAGGCCGTAGACGAACCCGGCGCAGACCGCGTTGATGTCCAGGCAGGCCGCGCCCTGCGCGCCGATGAGGTGCTGCACGAGGGTCGCGGTCGGCGGCTGCGGGTAGTCGCCGGTGGAGGTGGAGACGATCACGTGGTCGATCCGCTCGACCGGGATGCCCGCGTGGTCGAGGGCCCGGCGCGCGGCGTGCGCGGCCAGGTCGGACGTCGCCTCGTCGGCGGCGGCCCAGCGGCGGGTCTCGATCGCGGTCTTGCGGACGATCCACTCCGGCGGCGCGTCCGGCACCAGCCGGTGGACCTCCTCGTTGGTGACGACCCGCTCGGGCACGTAGGACCCGGTGCCCAGGATGCCGATGGCCACGGCGCTCACCTCTCGCCCAGCGCGGGTGTCATGCCGCGCAACGGGTTCAGCCGGTCCTCGCCGATCAGCGCCCGCAGCTCCGGGTCGGTGACGCCGAGCCCCGGCTCCGGCGCCATGCACAGCACCGCGACCTTCCCGATGTGCCGGTTCTCCTGCACCACGCGGGTCGCCTCGGCGACCTCGGACAGCGGGTACACCGCCGACAGCGTCGGCACCACCCGGCCGCTCTGCACCAGCCGGTTGGCCTCCCACTGCTCCTGGAGGTTCGCCACGTGGCTGCCGATCACCCGCTTGAGCTTCATCCACAGGTAGCGGTTGTCGTAGACGTGCTGGTAGCCGGTGCTGGAACCGCAGGTCACCACCACGCCGCCGCGGCGGACGA
This genomic window from Saccharothrix sp. HUAS TT1 contains:
- a CDS encoding pyridoxal phosphate-dependent aminotransferase — translated: MTGPAIAPNLALDQLVNRRRAQGESIVHLGFGESRLPVFPPLAEHLARGARRISYGPVAGDQASRDAVAGYFDRRDLPTDAEQVVLAPGSKPLLWAVQLAVPGDVLLPCPAWNTYAPQARLAGKTVIEVPIHPDYGGVPDPDVLREAVHTARRAGHDPRILILTLPDNPTGTLAPPELVAALAEVAREEDLHILSDEIYRDLVHDPASVVLSPAAVAPERTTITTGLSKNLALGGWRVGAVRFPPSPEGDLIRAKVTSIASEVWSSLAAPMQDVAAYAFAEPPELVARLQRSARLHGRVAYAVYESLIAAGASCRRPTAGFYLYPDFEPVRESLALRGITDAKSLQQHLMDEFGIAVLSGDLLGDDPAALRFRIATSQLYGDTPDQQQEALDAGDPLAVRHVSGVLARIEESFAKLCR
- a CDS encoding D-alanine--poly(phosphoribitol) ligase; translated protein: MTSTPQGSAFPQYPKEFFHEFLLAAAATSPDRPAVVEAAGADELRTVTYRQLERQVFAYAVELGELGLEMGDRVVVESDTSASAIALVIACSSLGLTFVPVSPQAPAKRLEAIIEAAEPALHLQAVGGGREDVPEHVGAGVFGPDLLELHRKPTPRPRSRREAVSTDPAYIIFTSGTTGRPKGVVMSHRGVTSFYRGMLYHGIVDSDARVATTSPLQFDFSLLDIGLALGSGATVVPVPRDRLYWPRRFLRFLRDAGVTQVDGAPSIWRPVLRHEPELLAELDIKGVLYSGEEFPLPELRQLQSLLPGARIVNCYGSTESMAASFTDVPRPLPEDAGMTSIGFAHPGAEMILIDEDGRPVREPGGVGEIYLRSSALFLGYWGDPEATSRALVPDPLNPRSGQLAFRTGDLARRGAHGELYFGGRIDSQVKIQGNRVELGEVERKLLDHPGVAAAAVLLLDGPGDEPVLSAFITMDSESRAFDKVQLRAHCAEELPEYMIPQEIHVLEQLPVTTNGKVDRKGLAARFAATEGSTA
- a CDS encoding nuclear transport factor 2 family protein; the protein is MSVDVDGLVKKYIEAWNTTDLDTRRSLLGEVFTETGRYTDPQADVTGVENLVTHLTAERAAFGDLMFDLVKVVSVHHETLLFTWRLGVPGGDPVATGYDAVIVAEGKFQQVYGYFD
- a CDS encoding cytochrome P450, with the protein product MTEASVLSSDEDLPDVLPYDPWDPSFHDDPYAVFDRIRETHGPVVKTKIGLALLGFDEVSEALRHPHLGRGNGSGATEGMMPTDEGPQRAFMFMDPPDHTRIRSLVSKSLTPRLVERVRPKATEYVAGLIAEAQRKGGVVDLAPTIFRPLGAFGMNTLMGVPEEYLAESIEMATDGGRGLDPEYTLPQESVDARNRLRDWMGKLSKDLMHLRREQPAEDLMTEMVQAEEQGDRLTGIEVITTAMNIMLPGFSAPQAMMGLATHALLSRPDQLAWFRANPDKVADAVEELIRFDTAVQIVNRTALRPVEIAGHQLAEGQEVYMLLGAANRDPRAFADPNELDLSRPVKRNVGFGHGIHFCVAAPVARLLTQVALSELVKYELTPTTDAPPSNGALAIRSYTELPVVFGERRFG
- a CDS encoding cytochrome P450, which encodes MSAVDVGTAALPEVLDGFDLTDHTRFADGVPHEVFARLRREAPVLRHPPGTSADGDPFWVLTRHADIVAAASDPVFSTQGGPGRAGGGSHLEDLPAGVLAGVLIGMMDDPRHARMKDVLAPAMAGPAAARYAERFADLADALVGGAVRAGRVDFMTDVSELYAVRAIATVLGVPEADWPLLERWGADVLGFVNRRTGVVDDFSRATFQEMQRYFTDFVPARRDDRAVDLGSALARGELAEGGPMTDREREANLALMFITGLEQPRNTFAGAVLTFAEHPEQWRLLREDRSLLPTAIEEVLRWNPPNPYNRRTATRDVELHDQVIRAGEKVTFWWPSANRDEAAFADPATVDITRNPNPHLSFGAGRHACLGAEVARRQIGIALEALLDRVEEIRLTGPVVHAPNNKHTVILRMPVELVPANASEPSTRK
- a CDS encoding acyl-CoA dehydrogenase family protein, coding for MADGVLPTFFDSVDTGVLDWAALRAFPEPDRSADALVEEVGAHVAAVVDPGEVDRTGALPDGLVDGFRERGWLLLANDKELGGLGLSYQGAFRVIERAARWSVPVGQVLGVQNGVGAAALLRALPEGPLADFVRARLADGALSGFADTEPAGQNNSRPGLTATPTPDGRGYLLRGQKLFIGNGPVADLLGASVLVVDGDERRVGICYFDTASPGFRVRSRLEFMGSRGLPNGWLEFDDVHVPAEHVWVEGEGVGMPGSVAMVALVGRLLFTGAPALAIARSCLEWSREFVARRRVDGRELVAHDHVRRMLAATAADAFAIDSAIRWSLASDGLTDRWWERFVAKNLCVRAGWRAVDRTVSLLGGEGFETAASKARRGATPSPVERALRDARGLRVAGNIDFRLDEQVARLALGRRYDRGEPAPKPAATALDADLSALNRAHLAEAAAQLAQLHETTERLVADHPDRADLFARQHTVTALGAIAGELFGLVAVLSRVDGERDAAAQRLAEVHGDAARERLAGWWRQLAERDEPDFAAVGADVLAGTAAELLDRI
- a CDS encoding 3-hydroxybutyryl-CoA dehydrogenase, producing MTGAAPGATGVRRVGVVGCGQMGAGFAEICARRGLDVLVAASSQESADRGRERLGRSLDRLVRKEKISEAERVDVLGRVAFTTDLKDLRDREFVLEAIAESLPEKVEVFATLDAVVEDPDAVLASNTSSLPIMKLGRATADPSRVIGVHLFNPVQVMPLVEVVASLRTSAATTARTTAFLVDGLGKQVVHAKDQAGFVVNSLFVPFLLAAVRMVEVGVAGAEDVDRGMTQGCGHPMGPLALVDLIGLDTIAAVGHAMYEETKEPLHAPPALLLRMIEGGFLGRKSGRGFYEYAS
- a CDS encoding 3-oxoacyl-ACP synthase III family protein; protein product: MAIGILGTGSYVPERVVTNEEVHRLVPDAPPEWIVRKTAIETRRWAAADEATSDLAAHAARRALDHAGIPVERIDHVIVSTSTGDYPQPPTATLVQHLIGAQGAACLDINAVCAGFVYGLELARALVTAKPGSHALVIGADVYSRILDFGDRRTSVLLGDGAGAAVVGEVADGRGFLDVELSSFGEAQDLIKVEAGGSRHPTTVRTVTDGGHFFTMQGRGVRDFVMDNVPPALEKQLARTGVTADDVDCFVPHQANGVLLHDLVERCGLGSAHTHRVVEKYGNVGSASVPVALDDAVKSGRIADGDLVLLAAFGGGMSVGTGLIRWSS